The Terriglobales bacterium region CCCCAAGGCGGACTATGCCGTGTATGGCCTCTCCGTCCTGGATTGCCTGGCCGGCCGCGTGGAGGACTCGCTCCGCAGCCTGGACCGTGCCATTCGCATGAACGCCGCCAACCGCCTGCAGGCGCGCAACGATCCCGACTTCCAGAACCTGTTCGACGATCCCCGCTTCACCGAACTGCTCTACCCGGAGGAAGGTGTCGAAGCGCCGCCCTCGGTCCCTGCGGAGGGCAGGCGGCGGTAAACTGGCAGTCGCTTCCTCTCCCATGAGTTCTCCAGTCCAAGCGGAAGTCACGCCCGGTTGTCGTGTCGTGGCATTGGGCGGAGGCTCAGGACTCTCCGTGGTCCTGCGCGGTCTGAAGCGGCACGTGCTGGATGCGGCCATGCCGCCGGGTTCCTCTTCCTTCCCGGTTGCCGACCTCACCGCCGTCGTCACCGTAACCGACGACGGTGGCTCCAGCGGCCGCCTGCGCCGCGAGCTGCACATGCTCCCGCCCGGCGACATCCGCAACTGCATGGTGGCGCTCTCGGAGGACGAGGCCCTGCTCAGCCGCCTCTTCCAGTTCCGCTTCGCTTCCGGCTCCGGCCTGGAGGGACACAACTTCGGCAACCTCTTCCTCAGTGCCCTGACTTCCATCACCGGCGACTTTGCCGAAGCCGTGCGCCTCTCTTCGGGGATACTCGCCGCGCGCGGCCAGATCTTCCCTTCCACCACCGCCGATGTGGAACTGGAAGCCCTCATGGACGACGGCTCGCGCGTGCGCGGAGAAACCGCCATCAGCGCCAGTTCCCGGCGCATCCAGGAACTCTACCTCGTGCCGCCCGATGCGCGGCCCTTGCCGCAGACCCTGGCCGCCATCGCCGCTGCCGACCTCATCACCATCGGGCCGGGATCTCTGTTCACCAGCCTCATTCCCAACCTGTGCGTGCACGGCATCCCGGAAGCCATCGCCGCCGCGCCCGCGCTCAAGGTCTACGTCGGCAATCTCATGACCCAGGCCAATGAGAGTCTGGGGCTCAGCGCCGCCGATCATATCCGCGCCATCTTTCAGCACGCGGGCACCAGGGTCTTCGACCTGGCGGTGCTGAACTCGGCGCCGCTTTCGGCAGAACTGCGCGCCCGTTACGCCCTGGAGGGCGCGGCCCAGGTCGTCAACGATCTCGATGCCATCGCCGCCCTGGGCGTCCGTCCGGTGCTCGCTGACCTGCTCGAGCCGGACGGCGTCGCCCGCCACCGCTCCGACCGCCTCGCCTCCCTGCTGCTCGACCTCGTGCGGCAGCGGCGGGCGTGA contains the following coding sequences:
- the yvcK gene encoding uridine diphosphate-N-acetylglucosamine-binding protein YvcK, whose protein sequence is MSSPVQAEVTPGCRVVALGGGSGLSVVLRGLKRHVLDAAMPPGSSSFPVADLTAVVTVTDDGGSSGRLRRELHMLPPGDIRNCMVALSEDEALLSRLFQFRFASGSGLEGHNFGNLFLSALTSITGDFAEAVRLSSGILAARGQIFPSTTADVELEALMDDGSRVRGETAISASSRRIQELYLVPPDARPLPQTLAAIAAADLITIGPGSLFTSLIPNLCVHGIPEAIAAAPALKVYVGNLMTQANESLGLSAADHIRAIFQHAGTRVFDLAVLNSAPLSAELRARYALEGAAQVVNDLDAIAALGVRPVLADLLEPDGVARHRSDRLASLLLDLVRQRRA